From Oligoflexia bacterium, a single genomic window includes:
- the alr gene encoding alanine racemase translates to MLGRLRNSYAEIDLSRLEQNFLALAAAMGGTSKQLAPMVKADAYGHGDIQVARVCEKLGARYVGVALVEEGIRLRLAGIQIPILVFSHFDSISAEAIVKYRLTPVISQFEQIAKLKSILHEQASYPVHVKFNTGMQRLGFEPEEAMQVVKEFEHDAFLHLEGVCTHFTASDDFVDSNGETQQQIKIFSKISENFKGRSKIAPLFHYLNSGAILTRVTPKLDLGRPGLALYGAYPTLQVKPAAMLEPVMSVKSFVGYIHKIKKGKKVSYGGTWQAKQDSVIAVVPIGYADGVPRALSNKGMVLIRGELCPIAGIVCMDYIMIDVTTLIEKNLGPVVGDEVTLIGKQKNKTILAEEVAALASSIPYEILTGIQARIPRVYIH, encoded by the coding sequence ATGTTGGGCCGCCTAAGAAACAGTTATGCCGAGATAGATTTATCTCGGCTTGAACAAAATTTTCTCGCCTTGGCAGCAGCCATGGGTGGCACCTCTAAGCAATTAGCTCCTATGGTAAAAGCCGATGCCTATGGCCACGGTGATATTCAAGTTGCCAGAGTTTGCGAAAAGCTCGGAGCTCGTTATGTAGGCGTCGCTTTAGTTGAAGAGGGAATTCGACTCAGACTTGCTGGTATTCAAATCCCTATTTTAGTATTTAGCCATTTTGATTCAATCAGTGCTGAAGCGATAGTGAAGTATCGGCTCACTCCGGTTATCAGTCAGTTTGAACAGATCGCAAAACTTAAATCAATTCTACATGAACAAGCCAGCTACCCAGTACATGTGAAATTTAATACCGGCATGCAACGTTTGGGATTTGAGCCAGAAGAAGCTATGCAAGTTGTAAAAGAGTTTGAGCATGACGCATTTTTGCATCTCGAGGGTGTGTGCACCCACTTCACAGCGAGTGATGATTTTGTTGATTCCAATGGTGAAACACAACAACAGATTAAAATATTCTCAAAAATTTCTGAAAACTTTAAAGGTAGATCAAAAATCGCTCCATTGTTTCATTATCTCAACTCTGGTGCAATTTTAACTCGAGTCACTCCTAAGCTGGATCTTGGCAGACCGGGGCTGGCGCTTTACGGGGCGTATCCAACTTTACAAGTAAAACCTGCTGCAATGCTTGAGCCTGTGATGTCTGTGAAAAGTTTTGTGGGTTATATCCACAAAATTAAAAAAGGTAAAAAAGTTTCGTACGGTGGAACATGGCAAGCAAAACAAGACTCTGTAATTGCTGTTGTTCCCATTGGTTATGCTGATGGTGTTCCTCGAGCTTTGAGTAATAAAGGTATGGTTCTTATTCGGGGTGAATTGTGCCCGATAGCAGGAATCGTATGCATGGATTACATCATGATTGATGTGACAACTTTAATTGAGAAAAATTTGGGGCCAGTAGTTGGCGACGAAGTTACACTTATTGGAAAACAA
- a CDS encoding diguanylate cyclase produces MDITSYRPDFMIYVVDDEASILEILKETLNTAGYQVETFPTAEDALERIKVSPPHLIFSDIRMPGMSGIQLLEKVKGLSKDIEYIIMTSHASLETAVNAMKLGAYDYIYKPFDNLAEIVSTADRTIERVFMLLQNEQLLLELADKNKLLSTVNQKISQENQEIHLVNALMQKLATRLDPDGVLQVFIEAVSDITDGKPVIFFKFLPAYSSLVANHAAKIPVEQIKNLGVNLSSFDTKSIPELLMQPVKLQPLLEMMKEVFQVQQFFALPFVYQNQPIGVIATFTPLSSDPVRRLLESFLQITRVSYDNAMMAKRIHEMAIKDPLTTLYNRRFFNEKLEEEITRSRRTRYPVSLIYLDIDHFKKYNDTNGHPMGDVIIKSVAQILIKTSRKSDVVARLGGEEYAILCPHTAKDGAAIKAEKVRLIIESTKFPNGEKQPLGKVSISIGVSEYPTLAMDSESLVKSADDALYKVKQAGRNRVCMAEPPSGFKPDFEPLTVPAGPPAGQNSEPTKPNP; encoded by the coding sequence ATGGACATAACTTCTTACCGCCCAGATTTTATGATTTATGTCGTCGATGACGAAGCAAGTATTCTTGAAATTCTCAAAGAAACACTTAACACTGCCGGCTATCAGGTAGAAACTTTTCCAACTGCCGAAGATGCCTTAGAGCGCATCAAAGTTTCTCCGCCCCATCTTATTTTTAGTGATATTCGAATGCCAGGGATGAGTGGTATTCAGTTACTTGAAAAAGTTAAAGGCCTCAGCAAAGACATTGAATACATAATCATGACATCTCATGCGAGTCTTGAGACCGCAGTAAATGCCATGAAGCTTGGCGCATACGATTATATTTATAAACCCTTTGACAATCTTGCAGAAATTGTAAGTACCGCTGACCGAACAATTGAGCGCGTATTTATGTTGCTACAAAATGAACAATTACTTTTAGAATTAGCTGATAAAAATAAACTTTTATCTACGGTAAATCAAAAAATTTCACAAGAGAATCAAGAGATTCATTTAGTCAATGCCTTGATGCAAAAGTTGGCCACACGCTTAGATCCTGATGGTGTATTGCAGGTATTTATAGAGGCGGTTAGTGACATCACTGATGGAAAGCCTGTTATCTTTTTTAAATTCTTGCCTGCATATTCTAGTTTGGTTGCCAATCACGCTGCAAAAATTCCTGTAGAACAAATTAAAAATCTCGGTGTGAATCTTTCAAGTTTTGATACCAAATCAATTCCTGAACTTTTGATGCAACCTGTGAAACTTCAGCCGCTTTTAGAAATGATGAAAGAGGTTTTTCAGGTTCAACAATTTTTTGCACTTCCATTTGTGTATCAAAATCAGCCGATCGGTGTCATCGCAACATTCACGCCACTTTCGAGTGACCCTGTTAGACGTTTACTTGAAAGTTTTTTACAAATCACACGGGTAAGCTACGACAATGCTATGATGGCAAAACGCATTCACGAAATGGCTATAAAAGATCCGTTGACCACACTTTACAACAGACGATTTTTTAATGAAAAACTTGAAGAAGAAATAACGCGATCACGTCGCACGCGATATCCTGTGTCTTTGATTTATCTCGATATAGATCATTTCAAAAAATATAACGATACCAATGGTCACCCCATGGGAGACGTTATCATTAAGTCGGTAGCGCAAATTCTTATCAAAACAAGCCGCAAGTCCGATGTCGTTGCGCGCCTTGGTGGAGAAGAGTATGCGATTTTGTGTCCGCATACGGCAAAAGATGGTGCCGCTATAAAGGCAGAGAAAGTTAGACTCATTATTGAAAGTACAAAATTTCCTAATGGAGAAAAACAGCCTTTAGGCAAGGTGTCTATTAGTATTGGAGTGAGTGAGTATCCAACATTGGCAATGGATTCAGAATCACTAGTCAAATCTGCCGACGACGCCCTCTACAAAGTAAAACAAGCCGGAAGAAACCGAGTTTGTATGGCTGAACCCCCAAGTGGTTTTAAGCCAGACTTTGAGCCATTAACAGTTCCGGCTGGGCCACCAGCGGGGCAAAATTCTGAGCCCACAAAACCTAATCCTTGA